A single region of the Ignavibacteria bacterium genome encodes:
- a CDS encoding dihydroorotase translates to MQTLLKSLRIIDPELGLDLISDILIDDGVITKIAPEIELNDWNVDIHDYSGCVAAPGFIDIHVHLREPGREDEETVETGCVGAAAGGFTAVACMPNTDPAIDSAEIVESIIAKAAKTPVDVFPVAAATMGRKGESLSPVGELKEAGAVAFSDDGVAIKTASILRKVMEYASMYDLPVIEHCEDESLAGGSMNEGLNSTRFGLTAVPPIAEELTVARDIMMAEYTGAKVHIAHISTAKAVQLVREGKAKGIKVTSEVTPHHFILTDDCLADYDTNFKMNPPLRTSDDVKAMIEGLKDGTIDCIASDHAPHSIEEKEMEFEYAPNGILGLETTLSLTLHHLYHGGVLSLNQIIEKLSVNPRKLLKIPIPAVKEGDKANLTIFNPDAERMVKVSRFKSKSKNSPFDGYVLKGSPVAIFNKGKLITAE, encoded by the coding sequence ATTTCTGATATCCTGATAGACGACGGTGTTATCACGAAAATTGCTCCTGAAATTGAATTAAACGACTGGAATGTGGATATCCACGATTACTCCGGATGTGTAGCGGCACCCGGTTTTATCGACATTCATGTTCATCTCCGTGAACCCGGAAGAGAAGATGAAGAAACTGTGGAAACAGGATGTGTAGGAGCTGCAGCCGGCGGTTTTACAGCAGTTGCATGCATGCCAAACACCGATCCGGCGATCGATTCAGCCGAAATAGTTGAATCAATTATCGCAAAAGCAGCTAAAACACCCGTCGATGTATTTCCGGTCGCTGCCGCAACTATGGGTCGAAAAGGTGAAAGCCTCTCCCCTGTTGGTGAATTGAAGGAGGCCGGTGCAGTAGCTTTCTCTGATGATGGAGTCGCCATTAAAACAGCATCAATCCTAAGAAAAGTAATGGAATATGCCTCCATGTATGACCTTCCTGTCATTGAACACTGTGAAGACGAGTCTCTTGCCGGTGGTTCGATGAATGAGGGATTAAATTCAACCCGCTTTGGGCTCACCGCGGTTCCACCGATAGCCGAGGAACTGACCGTTGCAAGAGATATCATGATGGCTGAGTACACAGGTGCAAAAGTCCACATAGCTCATATCTCAACCGCAAAGGCAGTCCAGCTCGTTAGAGAAGGAAAAGCTAAAGGAATTAAGGTAACGTCAGAAGTAACTCCACACCACTTTATTCTTACAGATGACTGCTTAGCAGATTACGACACCAATTTCAAAATGAATCCTCCCCTTCGAACATCAGACGATGTGAAAGCAATGATTGAAGGCCTGAAAGACGGCACAATCGATTGTATAGCATCTGATCATGCACCGCATTCCATTGAAGAAAAGGAAATGGAGTTTGAGTATGCTCCGAACGGTATTCTTGGACTTGAAACCACTCTAAGCCTCACTCTCCATCATCTTTACCATGGTGGAGTCTTGTCTCTCAATCAGATTATTGAGAAACTGTCAGTTAATCCCAGAAAATTGCTTAAAATCCCAATACCTGCTGTAAAGGAAGGTGATAAGGCGAATTTGACGATTTTTAATCCCGATGCTGAACGAATGGTGAAAGTATCAAGATTCAAATCAAAATCGAAAAACTCCCCTTTTGATGGATATGTCCTAAAGGGCAGCCCGGTGGCAATCTTCAACAAAGGCAAACTGATCACTGCTGAATAA